The genome window atgtcatagGCAATGTGCATTGTAAGGGAATCCCATTGAAGTATCTGCTAAATGAAATAGTGTTTTTCACACCAACACATACTGCAACAATCTGTTATTCAGTATTTCTAATCGCAGGATAAATGTGTGTACAtccataatattaaaaaaaacaaaactataggtttattttattttgaagataatttaaaaaaataaatcaatacaatTTTTGTGTCGACATCAAGGCATATGTAAGTCATTACGTGTACTCTCATCTGTTTCCACTGCAATGGAAGATGTCAATAAAACTGATGTCAAaaatgaggaggaggggggcaaCCATGTTGACTAACAGATGTCTTACACACACGTATGTGATATACAAGGTCTCTTATGCTTGGCTTCAGCTGAGACAACTGGCATAGTAGCTCTATCTCTGGACACCAGCCAGTGCTAAACACACTTGCTCCCtgttctgctcctcctccttcactttGGCGAGCAGTGGCCTTTATTCatatgaggaggaagaggaggagggacagTCACATTGGTGGGGGCTTGGCTTGAGTGGGTAGTGGGGATGCACCCCTACTCTGCTCCCTCCCAAATGCTGCACAGACCAGGGATTCCAGTGGAGGCCATCTGTGAGGTATGTAGAGACATGGAGGTGGCAGCTCCTCTCAACAGGAGCAGTTCCCACAGCCCTTCACACTGTTGAGGATCTCCTCTTGcagttttttcctctcctcctccttttggGACAGACGCTCAACCGGCACCACGGGCGACCTCTTGCTCATGTTGAGGAGTTTGTTGTTCTGGGTGTTCCATAGGTCTGCGTACAAGCTGCCGGGGGTGTTGAGGAGGGCGTCGTGGTTGCCTCGTTCTGCCACTTTACCCTGGcattgaggaaaaaaagagcaggGAACAGGGGGGGAAAGGATGAAACCTTAACTTGCCAATGTATTTTGTACAGTTAATCAGAATTTCATGAAAATCGCAATATGGACTTGTGCATTAACAAGAATCGCAGGTGGTGCAATAtattttaaaggcaaaatacCACTCTGAATTAGGTATTGTGGTGCTACAAGGATGTTTCAGCctataaacttaaaaaaaaattctttgtTTGGTGCAGATCCAGTGTTTCCCATCAAATTAGATTTTACTAGCTGCTGTGTTGTACTGCgacacaaaaaaagttaatattgGCATCGGATCACAAATTTGCGGCGGTTTAAgctgttaaaaatacaaaaatacatcaattCTCCTAATTTCTTAATTTAACATAGAGTGCCTGTCAGCAGGAGAACATTTATAATTCTTCCTCAACTTGAATGCTGCAGAGATGCGTGACAGTTCTGTCGTACAAAGTTTTAGAGGAGCAGAGCGGAGCACAACTAACTGGTCTTTGTTGAGCTCTGACAGCAGTATTACAGCCGGTACGCGGCGCAGCTGCACCCGGTGGAATCCAGGATAAACAGGGAGAGGAGGGgctgttcaatattttttttcaattaaaatgagaataataatgcaaaaatgatggttcCCTCCATTATcttgaataataaaacattgcagtatcagttaaaataatcacaattagaTATTTTAACCACACCCTGCAGGCCTTTTGTGCAGCACACATGAAGTTAAAATGAAGAGGCCATGAACACGCAGTCCTATAGTTAGCATCTCTTCATGACCACACAACACCGGCCACACTCTCGGCGGAGAGTCAGCTCCCCCCTACAATCCCTGCCGCCTCCCCAACAACTGTTGCAATTCCTCTTGCAAAAAACATGGACTCGCAGACACACGCGCATTcgcacacaacaaacacacatcccTCCCACACAGTCAAACACAAATGAAGGCCCCCTTCCCCCACCTCCCATGAGCATGCAGAGGTGTTGGCATCATCTTTAGTGCACCCAAGATGAGCACGTGACTGCTTCCGCTCGTTATTTTAATGAGCACCCCAGGCAGTCCTCTGCTGGTGACACCAGCAAACGGCATGGCGACATCACATGCAAACATGCCTCCTCGCCACGACCCTCTGATCCCCGCCATCTGACTCTGGAAACATGGAACGACACATGCTCACTCGCCGCAGTTCAAAGAAACCTCTCCTTATTTTATCCTATCTGACTCTAGCACTGGTGGAAAATGTCACTTCacttacattttatattaactCTTACTTTCCAGATAATAACTGACTTCCCTCTGTGCTTTTTTGTGCTTTACCGTGTCTCAAGCCCAGCCTGTTATGTACTGcagttccttttttcttttcactcgGATATTTCTCTGATGCACAATACAAAGACGAGGcaccaaaaaataatttaaaatcaacCCCATGTCTCCATGGCACCTTCAGCCTGACTTAAACGCATCTGACTGTATGGATAAAACATTTGAATGGCGATCTCCATTAAAAGCCATGTTTAGTCCTGGATGAGGCCTCATCAGTGTCTGGGAAGCTGGCCCATACATTATTAGTCACCGAGACAAACAAGACACGCCATCTGACCAAAACAGCCAGTCGAGTCTGACTGCTTTAATGAGCCCTTATGGAGAAAATAATACATTCACTTCTACCAACAGTGTCCTGTTGTTGTTGAAGTTAATGAGAAAAGCTAAACAAAGCATgttttcatcacacacacattgtagaaaggtaagtcaaaataaatgaGTGGCAAAAACAGAGGCTGCTTGCTAAATTCTTGTTGCTGGCAGATCCAGTGCGCTGAGGGTCACGCAGAGTGCAGGTCATCAGACTTCCCTTCAATGCAAAATCGTCTAATTGGACTGGCAATTAACACAGCGCATGGTTTTACACTGAGACTCTGAACCGTCATAATATTTGCTTTTCATGAACCTGACATTACAACGGGAAATGTTAATCAGGGAAGATGTGAGATCAAGTAAAAAATAAGTGGACAAGTTCTACTCACCTCACTGAGTACGATAATCTCGTCTGCGTCCACAATTGTGGAAAGCCTGTGGGCGATGAACACTGAAGTTCTGTCCTTCACCATCTCCTTCATTGAGGTCAGGATGTTCTGGaagcacacaaagacacagacaacTTAAATTTCTTTGTTAAGATTTACAAGAGTGTCCCCGAATCCAAGAGAAAATAGCTGTGCGCCTCCATCAACCCAtcaagttgcagtttacattCATGTCTGTTGAGAAATTTAATAAAAGGTATTACGTTTATTTGCCTGAATGTAAGCTATCACTACGTTATGAAATGCCTGGCTCAAATCAAGCAATCTGATTTGTTGTTAGCCATATAACAACATATAATAACCTTATAATAAGAGCATTCAAGGTCCATGACATCTTATTCCTTTACACAATTCAGTATCACTACAGGTCTGAGGTAAAAGCGGTTAGTCTTATAAGCTGATACAAAGTAACAGAGGTACTAAAACCTActaaaaatgtaatgatttaAGGTTCACAAGGATAGAGCTTTCTCTATAGCCGCCCCTCCCTCTGGAAGTCTCTCCCAAAAAACATAAGAGACTGCTCACATCCACCCACCTTCAATAAACATGTCAAAACCCACCTGTTCacaactgcttttaatgtatgaCCAATACTGTTGAtcttaattgtgtgtttttatttgtaactgcattttcactgtgttttaactgtaaagcacCCTTGAATACCATGTAAagcactctataaataaaatgtattattaatattattattaacgaTTTAAGGTTAACTTCGACTACACATGCAAAGTGAGGTAAAGAGGAGGTCAGAAAGTTATGAGTAGTGTACGTTCCATAACAACTGCATTGGTATGTGCAGGAAGCAGATACAGATGGGTCTATTTTATTGTAACATAATCGATATTGTTAAAAATTTGACAGACCtgacaacaaataaaatcacatcATACAGCCTGCTGTGAAGTACTGCTGAATTAACATGTATGATTCCAGTGAATGATTTTCCATGTTGTCTTGACTTTTCACAAAGAATTACAGAGGGTTGATAAATTATTTATCACATGGTGCCAAGACAATCACCCGCAGCTCAATATCAGTGAAACCAATGAGCGTGTGGCAAACTACCAGAGGAACAGCAAGGAACACAAAGCTGTATGACCGGTGACAGCACTTCAGATATAGATGTTGCTGAAGAAGCTACAAATTCTAAACAGaggatgcttcacacacattttcaactTGACAGCATAAAAGATCTATACAGCCACCGCAGCGGGCAACTTCGGTACCCAAGATAAGTGTCAATGTCAATTTAGTATTTGACTGAATGTGAAATATGTCAGGTTTCAAAAGACTTCCTTGTAATGTGTCACACTGACTCAAATTTAATACCcaaatgttaaatacatttgGCACACAGGAAACTCATCAcatgatattttattataacttataaCTGTAATGTGACCCTAGTGACTGAAATTTAATATCTTCTCCTTCATATAAGATTTCTTCGCCTTTTCTATTATTAGTaaacatattcatattcattttcAATAGCAGCTCAACAGTAGTGTCACTGTAAAATTTGCTGAACCTGGCCATGGTGGAAGTGCCCAGAAAGAAGgacaaatacattaaatggtgcagtatatatatatatatatatatatatatatatatatatatatatatatatagttttagtGCAGGTAAAACAATAGTGCATGTTATTTTAAAAGTTATATGCACCAATGCATGTGCTAAGAATTAAGTGTTTTGAGCCTTGTATGGTCACAATCTGCCCCCCAAAAATTGTGTGGTCACAATGATCTTGACCTTTAACCATCAAACTCTTATCAGTTCATCCCTGAGTTCAAGTaaatgtttgtgccaaatttgcaAAAATCCCCTTCATAAGTTCCTGAGATATACAATCACTTGAATGGGACAGACGGAGAGACAACCTGAAAACATAATGTCTCCGGAGGCTGACGGCGACGCGTAGGCATAAAAAGTGCATGAATGACAGGATATATATGAAATGTACTCCAAACTTTGAGGGAGAAGCTAAGTCAACAAAATGTTGCTCAGCAACATCAACCTTCATATGCTTTTCTTTGCAGTGTTTACTTATGATAATTTTAAAACACCATCGGGATGAGAAGCAACTAAAATTCTAAATTAACAACCACATCAGCTgcccctttatttttttttctgaagttcAGAGAGGGCATGCTGAACTTTCtcattaaatgtaacatttacaAAGACTGTGGGGTTTAAGCTGAGCTGGAGATTAAGTCGGAGAAAACAGTGGCAGGTGGCAGGGGAGAACATGGGggtggtgtgtgcatgtgtgtgtgtgtgtgtgcgcgtgtgtgtgtgtgtgtgtgtgtgtgggggggggggggggggggggtatgtcACAGCATGTATGTGACGCAGGAGTGAGCTGAATTATTGTGCACCTACTGCAGGTGACTGAGTGGGTGTTTGTTCTGCTAAATGTGTAAGCGGACACGGCGAGGTGTCAACCTGTAGGTGCAGCAGAGAACGGGCATTACGAGTATGTTATGTATGCACGCCTGTgtctgtcactgtgtgtgtcttcatgCACTGTCAGGCCCACCTCTTCTGTGATAGAGTCGAGGGAGGACGTTGCTTCGTCATACAGGAGGATCGGTGGATTCTTTAGTATTGCACGGGCGATGGCGACACGTTGCTTCTCCCCTCCTGAAACGAAACAACAgatgtcttaaataaaagcaaattaaaGCCAAAAGGTTTGAAATATGTGAGGATACAGCAGGTCTCTCTCTGGTTCTTCTCATCAGATAATTAGCTCAAACGAAGGGCTGGTTAAACAGACTTTCATTTAATTGTGAAGAAAAATCAGCAGGACGCGCTGATTTTTCCCACTGTGTCTGACTCGGCCTTTATTACATGCGAGCTGTGTGTGGCCTCTTGAAAGCAAGCGGCGTTCGGCGGATATAAATATTGCTGGCAGTGGAGAACAGTAGTGAAGGAAGTTAGGAGCCTCACAGCCCAGActgcccccccctcctcctccgacAAACTCACTGGCAGCTGTCACGTACAGCAGCAGTGAAATTAATGAGAAGTTagtcatgtctttattttgtccgttctctcactcactcagtcaCTCCACATAAAGAAATCTGTGCTGCCAGTAATTGCATCTTGAATGTTGAGTGAAAGTGctcacacactgtgtgtgttaaACATTGTGTGGTAACGTGGGCTAAATGAGTTGCAGAGTGATGCGAGGAGCCAAATACTACACAGTCGTGCGCTATCACTGCAGATCAAATAAGGCAACGTGCCATTAAACAAGTTCACACACTCAGAAGAGgacaacaaaataacaatggTGCAGCTACGGATGAAGTCTGATAATGAATCGCATAAAATAAGGtcaaatgtaataattaaattatgggTAATTATCACCCTCTTTCACAAGCCAGCAGCTCATAATCAAAGAAAAGTAATTTTCAACTGCAATCGTTAGGCAGAAATTTATAGTAATTTACAGTACTTATACTGTAGAGAAATACATGTTTAGAAACTATACCTTCAAATGTTGATCAgtaaaaaactaaacacaatCAAATATTATAAAATTTAGGGGTTAAATACTTAACCCCATAGCAGTTCGCTTGCTTTGAAGAGGGGTAGGGGTCTGGGACAGGAgatctttagggggagatagcagctCTACAGTAGATGCCGGATAGAAGTGGCGTGCATCATCTGAGAGacacctgaagattaatttgagctCTACCCTGTGTGTCAAGTAGTTCTAGTCATAGatctgtaataaaaaatgttaattattcaattatttattaattaaaattgtGAAACTCTATAAGGGCTTAGGACATTATGATGGGAATATATAAGGCCAATCTcgtgctcaattatgtctcataggTTTTTGGAAAAATTTTTGACCACTcaagaattgataaaaaaaaatcatcaaaaatacctaaaaaataccacattaaaacacaaataccTTAAGAAGCATCAtagaaaaatacatgttttgatttagtatcaaaaacttttgacattttggagatttctggaAGAACTCAATTTTTCAGCAACTGGACTGCAAGCACTTCTATTCTGGAAAGTGCAGAGAACCCCTCTTATTGACAGTATACCTAGGAAATCCATCCTGTGAATCAGAGTGGGAACCCTAAATGTTCAAGCCATATTTTTATAATACTACACCCGAATTCACTCCTCATACTACAATATCAACTTTATGTTAGAGCTGAGAAATGTGTTAATTAATCTGTAACAaccttgattaaaaaaaataattgattaacAACGAACCGCAGAACATTCTCCGGTTGTCTTATAtttgaggatttgctgcttttctcttttgtacatcagtgtaaattaaacatttttcatcagctaaacaattcatttttaaagaagaatcgacggattaatcaataatgaaaatagcaGCCTCATACTAGAACAATATACTGAATAGAtttcttctttcttgttttttgaaATTGGTAAACCATAAAGggaaatacttaaaacacacagctCTGTTACTTGCTTCTGCAGAGGAGACCatatttaaacagtagacaTAATAGTGCAGCAAACCTGACAGCTTGAGGCCCCGCTCCCCAACCTGGGTGTCATAGCCATGGGGCATCCTGAGGATAGCATCATGGAGGCCTGCTAGACGCGCCACTTGGTACACCTCCTCTGGTGTGGCGTTGATGTTCCCGTACTGCAGGTTGTAGAAGATGGTGTTGTGGAACAGAACGCTATCCTGACAACAACAcagttaagagaaaaaaaaaatgaggctTCAgagaatatttttattgcagctgagacacaaacagaggacTGCAGATACAAAGACAAGGGtaggagggagaaagagaacgaacacaaatgacaaaaatactgTTCATGTACCATCTGTTCAGATCAGCCTCTGAGCTCACTGCAGTGAAAACCGCACTGAATTCAGCTTATTTCTAATGCTGTTGTTAACTGCTCATGTTACTTTGTTCTATGCTGCCCCCTTGTTGTGTATGCTTATCAATAATAACTCaaacatattatattttctattgaAAGGTCCTATCGAGACACATTTGTGTGGAAGAagctcaaaataatgaaaagcagTCTGTGATTTTGATAAAATTACTCTTTCATTGTTCGTTTTGGTTGTTTTACTGTGTTGATGTGCATCATACCTGAGGCACGACCCCCAAAGTCTTCCTCAGGCTGTCAAGGCTGACGTCTCGGATATTCTGCCCCCCTATGTAGACGTTCCCCTGCTGGGGCTCATAGAAGCGGAACAACAGCCGCATAATGGTGCTCTTCCTGCAACCAGACGTGGAACCAATCGTCAGCATTATTCTGTCTGTGAGCTGCACCCCCACAGTCTGCTGATGACATCTGATGATCAGACTGTCTAAACATACAAATGAGATGACATACAACTGTCTAAAGGTTTGACTTCTTCTGTGAGAGGTGACCTACCCTGACCCGCTGCCACCAACTATTGCCACCTTCTTCCCTGCAGGCACTTCGAAGGACACTCCGTTTAAGACTTTCTGGCCCTCCAGGTATTCGAAGAAGACGTCCTCAAAGCGAATTGTGGCTTCCTGCGGTGTGATGGCTAACGGCGGGGCAAGATCCCTCTCCTAGAGAAAACCATCAGAGAGTTGAGGCAGacgaaacacagagagaggagatggaTACAGAACAGCCAGTGGCAGACGAGGCCCAGCATGATGCAACGTTACTCCAACACCTTGTAAAGGAGTAGAATGCTGGAGCACAGAGCCAACATGGACTGCATAAAGCAGAGACATTCACAGCAAATTCCAGAGGTCGTTTCAACTGAATCTTCAGACGCTGCCCTTCATGGTGACTGAAGGATCAATAGGCGTGAAAACTTTCGGTACATACCGAGCTGAGCCACAGAGCTGAGATGCAGCCAAGGTCAGCAGTGAATAAAGCGCCGTCCTTACATCGAGTGTAAAAGCCTGTTCTGCTCCGTTTCTATACTATCTAATAGCAACATAAATACCCACAATCCACCTCAACCAATTAACACAAATAACTTGTAGTCCATTAGTATAAACAAATGGTAATTTCACACACCCCCAACATGGAAAACAGCCAAaatcatttatgttttattttgtggagCAGCTTCAAGTTAGGGggtgttttaaattattttacatcTACATAATAGGCCAATGTGTtccacacacagaaaaagcaTTCAGACAGTAATGGCCTGCTGGGCAGTACCATTCCACAGGGAATCACAATAGAGAGGAGTATTACTGATGAGTGAAAAATAACTGGACAGATTCATTTCTCCTACTATAATTACAGGCTGGAGACGAGGATGGCATTCATATTGTTAGGCAGCGGGCACCGATTTACACTTAAATGTGCTCTTCTGACGCAAGATGGTCTGTCgtgttgtgtaaaaaaaacaaaaacaataagattaatgcaattaaatgtcttacaaaaacaaatgataGCTATGACATTGAACAGACGGAGGACAAATGTCTAAAATCAGAACTGCTTTTGGCTATTTTACACTCCTTCAAGTAATAACCTCAAAGATagtcaattaaataaatgttaagtcACTATCTATGGCCGAATGAGGTAACACAATGATGATTGAGTCTATGGCCTGCTGTTGAAAGCCCTTGCATTTGTAGTATTACAAAGTGGGTGTCTGTAGCACCattcccagaaaaaaaaaatcacaagcaGCGTACAGTTAGCGACCGTTTTCTGTCACTCAGCAGTGGTCGATCAACCAGAGAAGGTAGGTGAGCGAATGCAACAGACTGACTCTTCAAACTCACGTGTGTGTGAAGCTGCATACTGTTATTTTCCGGCCCCTCTGCTAGCATTGTGTGTAAACAGTTATTATGGCCAAATAAGGTGGGCTGATGAGGGCAAAGGCGCTACAACAGCCCAAAAGATTTCCATTAGGAGAATCACTTCAGAAAAGATACCAATTCCAAACTACATGTGAAAatctttggcaattttgtgttcTGAGTGTTTTAAGGTGAATTCCCAAATAGATAGTTCAACATTACTAACACCAAGTAGTGTCACAAACCCATATAAGAGGCAGTACATATTTTTATGGCACTAGAACTTTTCTGATAACCACAAGGagccttttttaaagaaaaaatgccaaacataAATGAAAcgggtaaaaaaaatgaaccaCAGAAGgttcaacaaaaacagctgaaaacaaaacatgcaaaacagttTCGCCCTTCAATCCACAACCTGACGGTGAGAACAGGTGTGTATCCTCTAAACAGTGGGCGAATGAGCACCATCACTGAGCAGATGATCTGCTCCAACAGTACGACAACAAAACTCTCATAAATCATCACCGCAGGTAGTTTTATTCAGTTATCATTTTTGCCACCAAACACAATTACACATATAAAACGAGCTTGTTCTGTTATTTCAAAAACCTCCCTGAAATCAATGatttagagaaaaaactgtTCATGTTAGAAAACACTGCACAATACAAAATCAGCCTGACTTTAGGGTGCAACAATTAAAATAGCTTCTGATCACAGCTCATTAATGCTCTGACTGAATCACAGTTCTGCAGTAATTTGTCATACCATCCCGATCAGCGAGTAATGTCGTGCTTTACATGTGGCAACAGATGAGGAAGCACCTGAGTCACATCAAGCATGTAATTACTATGTTTGACTACAACCTATCATTTTTACAGCACATGTGGATAGGTTAGCTATGTCATGCGGCAATGAATAACTCAGTCCTGTGTAAAAATCTTTTACCACATTTCTCTTAACCACcattatgtgctgctgctgctggagaaaaAGTCTCGGTTAAAGACTTGATTGaggttttcagattttttttattgaattcttTCTATTGTCTCGAAGGCTACAATTCCACCTGAGAgcaagacaaaatgtaaaaataaaagaaagattttGCAATTTAGTGCTACAATGGAAAGACGACCATGTCAGGGTGACAAGTTACCTTGATCTTGGTGTCCACGCTGAGCAGGGTGAAAAGAGTGTTCATGTCTATTAGGGCCTGCCTGGTCTCTCTGTACACCGTGCCCAGGAAGTTGAGGGGGAGGGAGAGCTGGAAGAGCAGGCCGTTCACCATCACCAGGTCTCCCACGGTCATCGTACCTACACAACATTAACGGAACAACTTAAATACTGCACATAATACGGCTTTATTGTAACATTTATGCATCTTGGGATAtaagatctaaaaaaaaataacactcaGACCGTTTCTTCTTTCAATTTGTGAAAGCAGACAAAGCATGTTACAGTCTGAATCTATCTCCACCTGCTGTGATTTCATTTTCTGCATCAAGGCTATTTTATTTCCTATTCATGACACTTTTTCAAGCTTGCTGTGCTTTGTTCTCATTTAGTTTCTATTATCCAGTTCAGTCAGTGCTTTGCTTGTCATTTTCATCTGTccatttgattttgttttaaggtgtgtctgtgttgttttgagCTTTCTTATTTAcaaatgtgctgctgtggacaCAGTTCATGGCCATGACGAGGTGAATTCTGGTCAGGggatgtattttgtattttgtgctaTCCATTCTTTTCATGCTTTAAAGATCTTTAGACCGTTCCTGGCAGTTCAAGTATgtcttttaaatatgtttttaatacaGAAGGGAATTTAAGACCAAGTTTACAATACCCACATTttaagaaacacaaacaacaacacacaacaaaacatgaaTCTTGTGGCAGGGACGAGGGTAGAACAGGATTGGGAAATATGTGTTCTTGGTACTGGCACTGCCTTCCCTCTGTTCTGGAGTTGAAGAGCTTTTTGCACAAAATACACAGAGCTTTGTATGCATTGCCTTGTACGGGTAAATTCTtgcttaaataaacaattttcttgaatttcaaatgcattttaatacattttaacacacacaaacattcacttACCCGCTGCTATGCCCTTGCTGGCCAGCACCATGATGGCAGTGAGGCCGACACTGAAGATAGCACTCTGGCCAAAGTTGAGCATGGCGAGCGTGGATGTGGTTTTTAAAGAGGCTGACTCATAGATCTTCAGGTATCCATCATACTTTTCAGCTTCGTACTTCTCATTGTTGAAGTACTGCAGCCGAGATGAGAAACatgcagagagggaggagagaggggagcaCAGGGCACGGAGACAGAAAAAAGGATTCACAAAAGGGAAGAAAGCGCAagttgagagagagaaagagagagagacacaaaatacggTAAAGGTTAGAGTTTAAGGAAGCATGGAGAGCAGTGTCAGGCAGATAGACACTTTAGTGCAGCCTGCCTCAAGGCTGCATTTGTTCTCTGTGACCGCTTTGGGCGTAGTCTGGGTCTCAGTTGGCCTCTAAAGCACTTTTTCATGTCTATGTATCTTCATCTCCTCCCTACTGATATTAAAGGACTAGAGAGCGGCAGAACCAAACCCAGGGCTTGCTCAGCAAAGCAGCTTTGGCAGAGGATAGTGATTAAGGCAAAATAacagtttataaaatattaGGCAATTATAATTGTAAGGAAAGCCAAAACATCACTTGCAAGCTAAACAAGAATCGCTGCAGAGTATTCATCATTGGCACTGTCGTCAGCCTCTGTGTTTACATCTGTAGCAGCTTACACAGACACCTACCAACAGAGCACCGATAGCTCTTAAGTGTTACACCACACAAGCAGCACTAATTTTGATTAAGACATACTGCTATCGTTTACAGAAAAAGCCTTATGAA of Centropristis striata isolate RG_2023a ecotype Rhode Island chromosome 12, C.striata_1.0, whole genome shotgun sequence contains these proteins:
- the abcb7 gene encoding iron-sulfur clusters transporter ABCB7, mitochondrial; the protein is MAPMLAPLKCGFHFQRRKLALLLRQTSSYHIWNKTRSENVSEHKRQSTYMLSSPPHLRTATWSTNRSENSRQILDAVKHLQITDKRTCWHGNAGGKLVSDPKNVLNEVNSTQILSAMLSYVWPKNRPDLRARVAISLGLLAGAKMTNVTVPFMFKYAVDELNQMSGHMLNLNDAPSTVATMATAMLIGYGASRACAALFNELRNTVFGKVAQSSIRRIAKNVFLHLHNLDLGFHLSRQTGALSKAIDRGTRGISFVLSALVFNLGPTVFEMGLVSAILYYKCGGQFAAVSLGTLSAYTLFTILITQWRTQFRIEMNKADNEAGNAAIDSLLNYETVKYFNNEKYEAEKYDGYLKIYESASLKTTSTLAMLNFGQSAIFSVGLTAIMVLASKGIAAGTMTVGDLVMVNGLLFQLSLPLNFLGTVYRETRQALIDMNTLFTLLSVDTKIKERDLAPPLAITPQEATIRFEDVFFEYLEGQKVLNGVSFEVPAGKKVAIVGGSGSGKSTIMRLLFRFYEPQQGNVYIGGQNIRDVSLDSLRKTLGVVPQDSVLFHNTIFYNLQYGNINATPEEVYQVARLAGLHDAILRMPHGYDTQVGERGLKLSGGEKQRVAIARAILKNPPILLYDEATSSLDSITEENILTSMKEMVKDRTSVFIAHRLSTIVDADEIIVLSEGKVAERGNHDALLNTPGSLYADLWNTQNNKLLNMSKRSPVVPVERLSQKEEERKKLQEEILNSVKGCGNCSC